In a genomic window of Pelodiscus sinensis isolate JC-2024 chromosome 32, ASM4963464v1, whole genome shotgun sequence:
- the LOC142823260 gene encoding uncharacterized protein LOC142823260 gives MALRNISKAQERQQRQYSKRHRSKYGDIKFDVGLLLNARKRTRKGGVLEPTYRGPYKITSIEGKTVKLETVSGKMLATKYSIAHLKPFKEPLPFPPNSTTEERIVTEMTVGNNGTTNPCEKIQKLDGPESQNSQVQPLNFIIKTSTEEEEIVEDLIANDKMQEKFDFCDMMMDVEDKEWFQKVKFAMNGKQKERLEAKVGNFKLYGSSFHCLKPRSWICDEVIDAYFSCLVEKSGGR, from the exons ATGGCTTTAAGGAACATCTCAAAAGCCCAAGAAAGGCAACAGAGACAGTATTCCAAAAGGCACAGGTCAAAATACGGTGACATAAAATTTGATGTTGGGCTATTACTGAATGCTAGGAAGAGAACAAGAAAAGGCGGAGTACTAGAACCGACATATCGTGGACCATACAAAATTACTAGTATTGAGGGGAAGACAGTAAAATTAGAAACCGTGTCAGGAAAAATGTTAGCAACCAAGTACAgcattgcacatttaaaaccgTTTAAAGAGCCACTACCATTTCCTCCCAATAGTACAACAGAGGAAAGAATAGTAACTGAAATGACAGTGGGTAACAATGGCACCACAAATCCCTGTGAAAAAATTCAAAAATTGGATGGGCCTGAATCACAGAATTCTCAGGTTCAACCATTGAACTTTATTATAAAGACATCAACAGAAGAAGAGGAGATAGTGGAGGATCTTATCGCAAATGATAAAATGCAGGAGAAATTTGATTTCTGTGACATGATGATGGATGTGGAAGACAAAGAATGGTTTCAGAAAG taaAATTTGCCATGAATGGAAAACAGAAAGAGAGACTGGAGGCCAAAGTGGGAAATTTCAAATTGTATGGCTCTTCTTTTCATTGCCTGAAaccaagaagctggatatgtgaTGAG GTTATTGATGCGTATTTCAGCTGTCTAGTCGAGAAATCGGGGGGAAGGTAG
- the LOC142823066 gene encoding uncharacterized protein LOC142823066: MGTPASSPLDQEPSRDRLAVTSPPPTTHVTPSQEPVIPQDPNSHGSSSSRSTAVSGRPPRPSRIPTLLQPHQRTAASIGLANLSQTVRECIRGVRRNVAERRTSAPPRLQPYCPPSRDNNTRCRPGEREGSSPARGRDAASSRPPAAPSSRHGAPRSSARPAADTSRPPPAPDRRPTARRDHPRSAPDAPEQRRATAHASPTPNPGEHRAPAASPAVPETAQPDSQRVRGNRERTATTWQLLWLEELTDANSFRDLEDVVKRFTEELAEGLVPNEQAPTRTQHPQRRPPAPRPDAEPAMDNRRDDRQTDTVAATRLQRLYWSNRPKAMREILEEPSPFCDVPADRLHAYFADVFDRAACPKTHHPDCLPRLPRVNSADDLEHDFTPKEVFARLARTSNTAPGKDGIRYQVLKKRNPGCLVLATVFNLCKWFRRIPSAWKSSMTVLLYKKGDRQDPGNWRPISLSSTIYKLYTSCLAARLTDWGVSGGAISAAQKGFLSCEGCYEHNYVLQAAIQSARRQQKQCAMAWLDLSNAFGSILHHLIFDTLQEFGLPDFFLHLLKDRYSDCTTTIRAEEGETAPILLRRGVKQGCPLSPIVFNLAMEPLLRAMANSPAGFNLYGEKISALAYANNLVLLADNPEGLRILLEVASRAAEWMGLRFNARKCASLHISGDAGAPVNLTQVQIQGEPMTALADGESYLHLGTPTGIRVQQTPTATIDGILEDAKKIDGSLLAPWQKINALNTFLIPRIRFALRGSAVAKGPLNKADRAIRQLVRKWLYLPQRASSDIIYISHRQGGANVPRMGDLCDIAVVTHAFRLLTCPDRRVSTIASAALEETIGKRAARAPAPQDIVAFLNGSLENNLGRQGGELSSLWSRAATHRLGKRIGCRWTWAEERGEMGILIPRRNSNQNTVVTPPAQKLLDRVLKSTLRCLYAENLKKKPDQGKVFEAYSKWTSSNHFLSGGSFTRFADWRFIHRAHLNGAVHFGNRDKRCRPCGFKNETLPHVLCGCEMHSEAWKLRHNAIQAGRRGGVGHVGGEGASRQRTWGVEGEAVW, from the coding sequence ATGGGAACACCTGCCAGCTCACCTCTAGACCAAGAACCCTCCCGGGACCGCTTAGCCGTGACCTCGCCTCCACCAACCACGCATGTCACCCCAAGCCAGGAGCCCGTTATCCCCCAAGACCCAAACAGCCACGGGTCCTCCTCTAGCCGCAGTACCGCCGTTAGCGGCAGGCCTCCCAGGCCCTCCAGAAttcccaccctcctccagccccaccagcgAACCGCAGCCTCCATCGGCCTCGCCAACCTCTCCCAGACGGTTCGGGAATGCATCCGAGGCGTGAGACGCAATGTGGCAGAGAGACGGACCAGCGCCCCTCCGCGGCTCCAGCCCTACTGCCCTCCTTCACGAGACAACAACACCAGGTGCCGACCCGGCGAGAGGGAGGGATCCAGCCCGGCTCGTGGGAGAGACGCCGCCAGCAGTCGCCCTCCTGCCGCCCCCAGTAGTCGCCACGGTGCACCCAGATCCAGCGCCCGACCCGCCGCCGACACCTCTCGCCCGCCTCCTGCTCCAGACCGCAGACCCACCGCACGCCGCGATCACCCGCGCTCTGCTCCGGACGCTCCAGAGCAGCGCCGCGCCACCGCACACGCCTCTCCGACTCCCAACCCAGGGGAACACCGGGCCCCCGCCGCCTCACCTGCCGTACCCGAGACTGCACAACCAGACAGCCAGCGGGTGAGGGGCAACCGAGAACGCACTGCCACCAcctggcagctcctctggctAGAGGAATTGACAGACGCAAACTCCTTCCGCGACCTGGAGGACGTGGTCAAAAGATTTACGGAGGAGCTAGCAGAGGGACTCGTGCCCAACGAACAAGCCCCGACCCGTACGCAGCATCCCCAACGCAGACCCCCGGCACCGAGACCCGACGCCGAACCCGCCATGGACAACAGAAGAGACGATCGCCAGACCGACACGGTAGCCGCCACCCGCCTCCAGCGCCTGTACTGGTCCAACCGTCCCAAGGCGATGAGGGAGATCCTAGAGGAACCCTCGCCGTTTTGCGACGTTCCCGCAGACCGCCTGCACGCCTATTTTGCTGATGTCTTTGACCGCGCGGCATGCCCCAAGACCCACCACCCAGACTGCTTGCCCCGGCTGCCTCGTGTCAACTCCGCAGACGACCTGGAGCATGACTTTACCCCTAAAGAGGTGTTTGCCAGGCTCGCCAGGACCTCCAACACGGCACCGGGGAAGGACGGCATCAGGTACCAGGTGCTTAAGAAACGTAACCCTGGTTGCCTCGTACTCGCCACAGTCTTCAACCTGTGCAAGTGGTTCCGGCGTATCCCCAGCGCCTGGAAGTCATCCATGACGGTCCTACTCTACAAGAAGGGCGACAGACAAGACCCCGGGAACTGGAGACCCATCTCCCTCTCCAGCACCATTTACAAACTTTACACCAGCTGCCTCGCCGCAAGACTTACGGACTGGGGGGTAAGCGGAGGCGCCATCAGCGCCGCCCAGAAGGGCTTCCTGTCCTGCGAGGGGTGCTACGAGCACAACTACGTGCTACAGGCGGCCATCCAGTCAGCCAGACGGCAGCAAAAGCAGTGCGCCATGGCGTGGCTGGACCTCTCCAACGCCTTCGGGTCCATCCTCCACCACCTCATCTTCGACACCCTGCAGGAATTCGGCCTTCCAGACTTTTTCCTCCACCTACTCAAAGACCGATACAGTGACTGTACCACCACCATCCGCGCCGAAGAAGGCGAGaccgcccccatcctcctcagGCGCGGGGTCAAACAgggctgccccctcagccccatcGTATTCAACCTGGCCATGGAACCGCTCCTGCGCGCTATGGCGAATAGCCCCGCCGGCTTCAATTTATACGGCGAAAAGATCAGCGCCCTGGCCTACGCCAACAACCTCGTCCTCCTGGCCGACAACCCAGAGGGCCTCCGCATACTCCTGGAGGTCGCCAGCCGCGCGGCCGAATGGATGGGCCTGCGCTTCAACGCCAGGAAGTGCGCCTCTCTGCACATCTCCGGCGACGCCGGCGCCCCGGTAAACCTGACGCAGGTCCAGATCCAGGGGGAGCCCATGACCGCCCTGGCCGACGGCGAATCCTACCTGCACCTCGGTACGCCGACCGGCATCCGCGTCCAACAGACCCCGACGGCAACCATCGACGGGATTCTCGAAGACGCCAAAAAGATCGATGGCTCCCTGCTCGCCCCTTGGCAAAAGATCAACGCCTTGAACACTTTCCTCATCCCCCGCATCCGCTTCGCTCTCAGGGGCTCTGCTGTCGCCAAGGGGCCACTGAACAAGGCAGACCGCGCCATCCGGCAGCTGGTCCGGAAATGGCTCTACCTCCCCCAAAGGGCCAGCTCCGACATCATATACATCTCGCACAGGCAAGGGGGTGCCAACGTCCCGCGCATGGGAGACCTGTGCGACATCGCCGTCGTGACACACGCCTTCCGTCTCCTGACCTGCCCAGACCGTAGAGTGAGCACCATCGCGAGCGCTGCCCTGGAAGAGACCATCGGCAAGCGCGCCGCCAGGGCCCCCGCTCCACAAGACATCGTCGCCTTCCTCAACGGTTCTCTCGAGAACAACCTAGGACGGCAAGGGGGAGAGTTGTCCTCCCTCTGGTCCCGCGCCGCCACCCACCGCCTGGGGAAGAGGATCGGTTGCCGCTGGACCTGGGCGGAGGAACGAGGCGAGATGGGCATCCTGATCCCGCGCAGAAACTCCAACCAGAACACCGTCGTCACGCCGCCCGCCCAAAAGCTGTTGGATAGAGTCCTGAAATCCACCCTCCGCTGCCTCTACGCAGAGAACCTGAAAAAGAAACCAGACCAGGGCAAGGTGTTTGAGGCATACAGCAAGTGGACCTCCAGCAACCACTTCCTTTCCGGGGGGAGCTTCACCCGCTTCGCCGACTGGCGCTTCATCCACAGGGCCCACCTCAACGGAGCCGTCCACTTCGGCAACCGGGACAAGCGCTGCAGACCCTGTGGTTTCAAGAACGAGACCCTGCCCCACGTTCTCTGCGGCTGCGAGATGCACTCCGAGGCCTGGAAACTGCGCCACAACGCCAtccaggctgggcggagggggggggttggccacgtggggggagagggggccagcCGCCAGCGCAcgtggggggtggaaggggaggccGTGTGGTGA